From one Pseudopipra pipra isolate bDixPip1 chromosome 2, bDixPip1.hap1, whole genome shotgun sequence genomic stretch:
- the RPS11 gene encoding small ribosomal subunit protein uS17 isoform X2, whose protein sequence is MADTQTERAYQKQPTIFQNKKRVLLGEGGKEKLPRYYRNVGLGFKTPKEAIEGTYIDKKCPFTGNVSIRGRILSGVVTKMKMQRTIVIRRDYLHYIRKYNRFEKRHKNMSVHLSPCFRCVPLSLCPCPPASGTCRSGTS, encoded by the exons ATGGCGGACACGCAG ACGGAACGCGCGTACCAGAAGCAGCCGACGATCTTCCAGAACAAAAAGCGGGTGCTGCTGGGCGAAGGCGGCAAGGAGAAGTTGCCTCGCTACTACCGCAACGTGGGGCTGGGCTTCAAGACCCCCAAGGAG GCCATCGAGGGCACCTACATCGACAAGAAGTGTCCGTTCACTGGGAATGTCTCTATCCGAGGCCGCATCCTCTCAG GTGTGGTGACCAAGATGAAGATGCAGCGCACGATCGTGATCCGCCGCGATTACCTGCACTACATCCGCAAGTACAACCGCTTCGAGAAGCGCCACAAGAACATGTCTGTGCACCTGTCCCCCTGCTTCAGGTGtgtgcccctgtccctgtgcccctgtccccctgcTTCAG
- the FHIP1B gene encoding FHF complex subunit HOOK-interacting protein 1B, with protein MERMSWLSKLTPRAGGQRAPRSASLQPPVTADPETCLMVFKNHWAQVLRILERRGSKPAPDDLSAVRNNTYQMLNLLAEDRPRRDGDRSQGDGDVACGPILEFVAAENLLEQLLCWHLQGDFTEERKVEQLKLYEMLISQARQPLLRHKAVLTPLLRLLSVCAEPASAPLENSLVLLLNQLCVSVAREPAILELFFHSHTDQGPANLIIFSLLIPFIHHEGARGQQARDALLLIMAMSASNRAVAQSITDNSYFCPVLATGLSALYSSLPRKIEVRGDDWHFLRREDWIGVSSLVLFMNSLEFCNAVIQVAHPLVQKQLVDYVHNGFLVPVMGPALHKTSVEEMIASTAYLDLFLRSVSETALLKTFLRFVLLHRHDNATILDTLVGRINSNSRLCMVSLSLFRTLLSLNCEDVMLQLVLRYLLPCSHVMLSQKRAVRDLDIYGKTAAKFLSLIPRCCRPESPPPPPDREEEPPSRARAHGSPGTDAPPAPKPSTPSRLSFFMRQASAAPPEAAAPRSPGPPAGSPPCAAPRDEVAELDRNYLEYLRDARRSIDRCAWACRVWSAPYDGEDPRAPGPPPDPDSPPARPPGPPTPRTKKRGLPEEGAREALGGSLGGDEPGVGGSGPDPRDGGTLVNGAHTAAEPGRPEGDVVVKKVRRSPQGEGEGNGGAPNGAPQAQAPSWEPLPSVDSLLEELLARAPAEPPGTGVSIETFTEELREIEAEMRNGGVGGPLAAPPEPPEPPLSREEEEAFASFAALPEGDAGAGRAPSRPPDPLAQVVASPPRAVGPPPSQPFTGPFVSVLFGKLENMPHNSLYVNFLLTGLVAQLACYPQPLLRSFLLNTNMVFQPSVKSLLQVLGSVKNKIESFAASQEDFPALLFKAKKYLIARGRLDWAEGPGATPALRRPDTLARSRKPSLGELLLRHANSPTRARHAAQLALQGLRDGGLQPLPPLAPPARHGEALRVRNAVYCAVIFSEFLKELAAIAQAHAVTSPFLTEPPEE; from the exons ATGGAGAGGATGAGCTGGCTGAGCAAGCTGACACCGCGGGCGGGTGGGCAGCGAGCCCCCCGCAGTGCCAGCCTGCAGCCCCCCGTCACTGCCGACCCCGAGACCTGCCTCATGGTCTTCAAGAACCACTGGGCACAG GTGCTGCGGATCCTGGAGCGGCGCGGGAGCAAACCGGCCCCCGACGACCTCAGCGCCGTCCGCAACAACACCTACCAGATGCTGAACCTGCTGGCCGAGGACCGGCCCCGGCGGGATGGGGACAGGTCCCAGGGGGATGGGGACGTGGCCTGCGGGCCCATCCTGGAGTTCGTGGCTGCTGAGAACCtgttggagcagctcctgtgctggcacctgcaGGGAGACTTCACCGAGGAGAGGAAG GTGGAGCAGCTGAAGCTGTACGAGATGCTGATCAGCCAGGCCCGGCAGCCTCTGCTGCGGCACAAGGCGGTGCTGACGCCGCTGCTGCGCCTGCTCAGCGTGTGCGCCGAGCCCGCCTCGGCCCCGCTTGAGAacagcctggtgctgctgctcaaCCAGCTCTGCGTCTCTGTGGCCCGCGAGCCGGCCATCCTGGAGCTCTTCTTCCACAGCCACACGGACCAGGGCCCCGCCAACCTCATTATCTTCTCGCTCCTCATCCCCTTCATCCACCACGAGGGCGCGCGGGGCCAGCAGGCGCGCGACGCGCTGCTGCTCATCATGGCCATGTCGGCCAGCAACCGCGCCGTGGCACAGTCCATCACCGACAACTCCTACTTCTGCCCA gtgctgGCCACGGGCCTGAGCGCCCTGTACTCCTCCCTGCCCCGCAAGATCGAGGTGCGGGGGGACGACTGGCACTTCCTGCGCCGTGAGGACTGGATTGGCGTCTCCTCCCTCGTCCTCTTCATGAACTCGCTCGAGTTCTGCAACGCTGTCATCCAG GTTGCCCACCCGCTGGTGCAGAAGCAGCTGGTGGATTACGTCCACAACGGGTTCCTCGTGCCTGTGATGGGGCCGGCACTGCACAAG ACCTCGGTGGAGGAGATGATCGCCAGCACGGCATACCTGGACCTGTTCCTGCGCAGCGTCAGCGAGACGGCGCTGCTGAAAACCTTCCTGCGCTTCGTGCTGCTGCACCGGCACGACAACGCCACCATCCTGGACACGCTGGTGGGCCGCATCAACAGCAACTCCCGG CTGTGCATGGTGTCCCTGAGCCTGTTCCGGACCCTGCTCAGCCTCAACTGTGAGGACGTGATGCTGCAGCTGGTGCTCAG gtacctgctgccctgcagccacgTGATGCTGAGCCAGAAGCGGGCAGTGCGGGACCTGGACATCTACGGGAAGACGGCGGCCAAGTTCCTGTCGCTCATCCCACGCTGCTGCCGCCCCGAGAGCCCCCCACCGCCCCCCGACCGGGAGGAGGAGCCCCCGTCCCGGGCCAGGG CCCACGGCAGCCCCGGCACAGACGCCCCCCCGGCACCGAAGCCCTCCACGCCGTCCCGCCTCTCCTTCTTCATGCGCCAGGCGAGCGCGGCCCCCCCCGAGGCGGCCGCCCCCCGCTCCCCCGGTCCCCCCGCGGGCAGCCCCCCCTGTGCCGCTCCCCGGGACGAGGTGGCGGAGCTGGACAGGAACTACCTGGAATACCTGCGGGACGCGCGGCGCAGCATAGACCGCTGTGCCTGGGCCTGCCGCGTCTGGTCGGCCCCCTACGACGGCGAGGacccccgcgcccccggccccccgcctGACCCCGACAgccccccggcgcggcccccggggcCCCCCACCCCGCGGACTAAGAAGCGGGGGCTGCCCGAGGAGGGGGCGCGAGAGGCGCTGGGGGGGTCCCTCGGGGGGGATGAGCCCGGTGTGGGGGGGTCTGGCCCCGACCCCCGGGATGGAGGGACGCTGGTGAACGGGGCGCACACGGCGGCCGAGCCGGGGCGGCCCGAGGGGGACGTGGTGGTGAAGAAGGTCCGTCGGAGCCCCCAGGGCGAGGGGGAGGGCAATGGGGGGGCGCCGAATGGGGCCCCCCAGGCACAGGCCCCCAGCTGGGAGCCGCTGCCGTCTGTGGACTcgctgctggaggagctgctggcccGTGCGCCTGCGGAGCCTCCCGGCACCGGCGTCTCCATCGAGACCTTCACCGAGGAGCTGCGCGAGATCGAGGCCGAGATGCGGAACGGGGGCGTGGGGGGGCCTCTGGCcgcccccccagagccccccgaGCCGCCCCTGTCccgtgaggaggaggaggcctTCGCCAGCTTCGCTGCTCTGCCCGAGGGAGACGCGGGCGCCGGGCGGGCGCCGTCGCGGCCCCCGGACCCCTTGGCGCAGGTGGTGGCCAGCCCGCCGCGGGCGGTGGGGCCGCCCCCCAGCCAGCCCTTCACAG GCCCCTTCGTGTCGGTGCTTTTCGGGAAGCTGGAGAACATGCCCCACAACTCGCTCTATGTCAACTTCCTGCTGACGGGGCTGGTGGCCCAGCTGGCCTGctacccccagcccctgctccgcTCCTTCCTGCTCAACACCAACATGGTCTTCCAGCCCAGTGTGAAGTCCTTGCTCCAG GTGCTGGGCTCGGTGAAGAACAAGATCGAGAGCTTCGCTGCCAGCCAGGAGGATTTCCCAGCGCTTCTCTTCAAGGCCAAGAAGTACCTGATTGCTCGGGGACGGCTGGACTGGGCCGAGGGGCCTGGGGCCACCCCTGCCCTGCGGCGCCCCGACACCCTGG cccgCAGCCGGAAGCCGTccctgggggagctgctgctgcgCCACGCCAACAGCCCGACGCGCGCGCGGCACGCGGCACAGCTGGCCCTGCAGGGGCTGCGGGAcggggggctgcagcccctgccccccctGGCCCCCCCGGCGCGGCACGGCGAGGCCCTGCGCGTGCGCAACGCCGTGTACTGCGCCGTCATCTTCAGCGAGTTCCTCAAGGAGCTGGCGGCCATCGCCCAGGCCCACGCCGTCACCTCCCCCTTCCTCACCGAGCCCCCCGAGGAGTGA